One stretch of Pelmatolapia mariae isolate MD_Pm_ZW linkage group LG3_W, Pm_UMD_F_2, whole genome shotgun sequence DNA includes these proteins:
- the LOC134647029 gene encoding piggyBac transposable element-derived protein 3-like, giving the protein MASVSLPRRKNLSTQQTLALLQEMDEADSDGGGVSFVKQATDASSEESEKETEQEPNMPPRKRPRGTGKPSQSHTAKDGTVWVEEDIGMPSAEANRSCFTAQAGPTEFAKRKITSVLQSFLCLLDVGMLHTIRDCTVHQARRTEPDWNLSVHELMAFISILFVRAIMCPVGAIVDCWSERFLVPVITETMPRDRFISIMQHLRFDDKDTRAERVKTDKFAAISDIWTRFNENCAKSFTPGEHMTIDEQLFPTKVRCPFTQYIATKPDKFGIKFWMAMDLDTKYVCSASPYLGKDPSCQKEERLAENVVMKLMEPFLDDGRNVTTDNFFTSQSLSHRLLQRKTTLLGTVNKVRRELPQLARMYSVRAATRRWPVAVFYNMLDLAAGNAYILYKACTGWRGKRRLFMSLLAQELRCRFMQYKEIFAQAAGAAVPGTGKTTQCQVQESCNRNRSRFTCATCKKFTCAKCRDDEHWVCKLCKV; this is encoded by the exons ATGGCCTCCGTATCACTGCCACGCAGGAAGAACCTCTCCACGCAACAGACTTTGGCCTTGCTTCAGGAAATGGACGAAGCGGATTCTGATGGAGGAGGGGTTTCATTTGTCAAGCAGGCCACTGATGCCTCCTCAGAAGAATCTGAAAAGGAGACGGAACAAGAACCCAACATGCCTCCACGGAAGAGGCCCCGTGGTACTGGGAagcccagccagagccacacGGCAAAAGACGGCACTGTGTGGGTTGAGGAGGACATTGGGATGCCCAGTGCAGAAGCAAATCGCTCGTGCTTCACTGCGCAAGCTGGACCCACAGAGTTTGCTAAG CGTAAGATTACAAGTGTGCTCCAAAGCTTCCTTTGCCTGTTAGACGTGGGAATGCTGCACACCATCAGGGATTGTACGGTCCATCAAGCCCGCAGAACAGAGCCGGACTGGAATTTATCAGTTCATGAACTGATGGCATTCATTTCAATCCTGTTTGTAAGAGCAATCATGTGTCCTGTTGGTGCCATTGTGGATTGCTGGTCAGAAAGATTTCTGGTGCCAGTAATCACAGAGACAATGCCCCGAGATAGATTCATTTCAATTATGCAACACCTTCGATTTGATGACAAGGACACGCGGGCAGAAcgggtgaaaacagacaaatttgcAGCGATCTCCGACATCTGGACACGCTTCAACGAGAACTGTGCtaagagtttcactccaggagaacacatgaccatagatgaacagctgttccctaccaaggttcgttgtccattcacacagtatatcgcaaccaagccagacaaatttgggatcaagttctggatggccatGGActtggacaccaaatatgtctgcagtgcatctccttacttgggaaaggaccccagtTGTCAGAAGgaagagaggctggcagagaacgtggtcatgaaactgatggagccgtttttggatgatgggagaaatgtcacaacggacaatttctttacttcacagtcactgtcacacagactgctgcagcgcaaaacaacgttactgggcacggtgaataaagtccggcgtgaacttcctcaacttgcacGGATGTATTCTGTAAGAGcagcaacacgcaggtggccagtagcagttttctacaatatgctggacctggcggcggggaatgcctacattttgtacaaggcatgtacagggtggagaggcaaaagaagattgtttaTGAGTCTTCTAGCTCAGGAACTTCGTTGCCGATTCATGCAGTACAAGGAAATATTCGCACAGGCTGCTGGAGCTGCTGTGCCAGGGACTGgaaagacaacgcagtgccaggtgcaagagagctgcaacaggaatcgcagcaggtttacctgtgcaacatgtaagaaattcacctgtgccaaatgcagggatgatgaACACTGGGTCTGTAAACTCTGTAAAGTTTGA